A region of Lycium barbarum isolate Lr01 chromosome 3, ASM1917538v2, whole genome shotgun sequence DNA encodes the following proteins:
- the LOC132630408 gene encoding uncharacterized protein LOC132630408 produces MLRIGAKLFRTARIGSSTLSHFRSPSRFLSYSNNNNKNVNSTGFKTSPVALQMISYALSLARAQKSDESYAQAQLVLEQCHSTQSDESAKGLVLFAMSTLFSESGNFGEAIEKLQKIQELGLSSLAVRVAASEALAGLYLESYQDDSSSATADMCLQLLETIRLGIGGGGSELLEARAKALKGLVELVRGNVESAQSFFEGAQGDKGCFGNVALSYGEFLHCMRNFQMARELYQKAMQDVSESKDFTDSQSLSACNMNLEETLVGATCALGQLEAHLGNFDDAEELLTAALKKAEERFGNYHPKVGIILTCIALMYRHKAAMERSSSLLIQEGLYRRAIEVLKAPPLEVEGVEAIKSRRDILALARGGYAETLIVQQNRKAEGEKMKRWAETAWTNRRLSLAEALEPSESSGKVVVIDTRISRIL; encoded by the exons ATGCTTAGAATTGGAGCTAAGCTCTTTAGAACTGCAAGAATTGGTAGCTCCACCTTGTCTCATTTCAGGTCACCTTCAAGATTCTTATCTTATAgtaacaataacaacaaaaatGTTAATAGCACTGGTTTCAAGACAAGCCCTGTTGCTCTTCAGATGATTAGTTATGCTCTTTCTCTTGCCCGTGCACAAAAATCag ATGAATCATATGCGCAAGCTCAATTGGTACTTGAGCAATGCCACTCAACTCAGTCGGATGAGAGTGCTAAAGGATTGGTTTTGTTCGCTATGTCTACCTTATTTTCTGAAAG CGGGAATTTTGGTGAAGCCATTGAGAAGCTCCAGAAAATTCAAGAATTGGGCTTGTCATCTTTAGCTGTTAGAG TTGCCGCCTCTGAAGCACTTGCTGGGCTTTATTTAGAATCGTATCAA GATGATTCTTCATCAGCAACTGCAGATATGTGCTTGCAACTGCTGGAAACCATAAGGCTAGGGATTGGTGGTGGTGGAtctgagcttttggaagctcgtGCCAAGGCATTGAAAGGGCTGGTTGAGTTGGTACGTGGTAACGTTGAATCAG CCCAGTCATTCTTTGAAGGAGCTCAGGGTGATAAAGGTTGCTTTG GCAACGTTGCGCTATCTTATGGTGAATTCTTGCATTGTATGCGGAATTTCCAAATGGCGAGGGAGTTATATCAAAAGGCAATGCAGGACGTATCAGAAAGTAAAGATTTTACTGACTCGCAGTCCTTATCAGCGTGTAATATGAACTTGGAGGAGACTTTGGTTGGAGCTACTTGTGCTCTAGGACAGCTTGAGGCTCACTTGGG GAATTTTGATGATGCTGAAGAATTACTAACTGCAGCATTGAAGAAAGCAGAAGAGCGCTTTG GTAATTATCATCCAAAGGTAGGTATCATTTTGACCTGCATAGCTCTCATGTATCGGCATAAGGCAGCCATGGAGCGGTCAAGCTCGCTTTTGATTCAAGAG GGACTCTATAGAAGAGCAATTGAAGTGCTCAAAGCTCCACCCTTGGAAGTAGAAG GTGTTGAAGCGATTAAGTCGAGAAGGGATATACTTGCCCTTgcaagag GTGGTTATGCAGAGACGCTTATCGTGCAACAAAACAGAAAAGCAGAAGGTGAAAAGATGAAGCGGTGGGCTGAAACAGCTTGGACAAATCGCAGATTATCACTTGCTGAGGCACTAGAGCCGTCCGAGTCATCAGGCAAGGTGGTTGTCATAGATACTCGAATAAGCCGGATCCTGTAG
- the LOC132630409 gene encoding light-harvesting complex-like protein OHP1, chloroplastic, which yields MATTSPALSSSCLSTTLNANHSQNKHFFLPHNPSLKITKRVFKIQAAKLPAGVELPKEVPKLSRPFLGFTKTAEIWNSRACMIGLIGTFIVELILNKGILEMIGVEIGKGLDIPL from the exons ATGGCTACTACTTCACCTGCACTCTCATCTTCCTGTCTCTCAACAACACTCAATGCAAATCATTCTCAGAATAAGCATTTCTTTCTGCCACATAATCCCAGTTTGAAAATTACCAAAAGGGTCTTCAAGATTCAGGCTGCAAAGCTTCCTGCTGGA GTGGAGTTGCCAAAGGAAGTACCAAAATTGAGCCGACCCTTTCTTGGTTTTACAAAGACAGCTGAGATATGGAACTCTAGAGCTTGTATGATTGGTCTTATTGGGACGTTCATTGTGGAACTG ATTCTCAACAAGGGAATTCTTGAAATGATCGGTGTAGAAATTGGAAAAGGCCTTGATATTCCTCTCTAA
- the LOC132633738 gene encoding putative cyclin-D7-1 codes for MKSLLCDEVWLMSPTGDDHMHSNNEINNDVGNSRFSNSIKVECEQAFGILLDKEMSYMPKEGYVKRIKENCFIENARFKAIHWLIKSQRRWNLSFGTVFGAASYLDRFISLNKCQGWRYWMFELLSIACLSVASKFHETSPPQLLKLQMDGIEHLFESTMIQHMELTLLEALGWKLNSTTPYSYVELLQWSINSLKLSVLQDFTSRVNELLLGILLDAKFLEFRPSVIAQSAVNCISEYMSPLIDDSCFNHFTGLIPQDQKDDLSKCQKMMNKQFLIEEFQEFVTCGGYYYGPSSPVTVLTMDDLCDFQLHQYCSVFNIPQGDINFISNVNKHKRNKQEDTDV; via the exons ATGAAGAGTTTGCTTTGTGATGAAGTTTGGCTCATGAGCCCTACTGGAGATGATCACATGCATTCAAATAATGAGATCAACAATGATGTTGGAAATTCTAGgttttctaactcaatcaaagtAGAATGTGAACAAGCTTTTGGGATTTTATTAGACAAGGAGATGAGTTACATGCCTAAAGAAGGTTATGTGAAGCGCATAAAAGAGAACTGTTTTATTGAAAATGCTAGGTTCAAAGCTATTCACTGGCTTATTAAG TCTCAAAGGCGATGGAATCTCTCATTTGGAACTGTATTTGGTGCTGCAAGTTACCTTGATCGGTTTATCTCTTTAAACAAATGCCAG GGATGGAGATACTGGATGTTTGAGTTACTCTCAATTGCATGTTTGTCCGTGGCTTCTAAATTCCATGAAACAAGCCCCCCTCAATTGCTCAAATTGCAG ATGGACGGTATTGAACATTTGTTTGAATCAACAATGATCCAACATATGGAATTGACATTGTTGGAGGCTTTAGGATGGAAATTAAATTCTACAACACCATATTCATACGTTGAATTGCTTCAATGGAGTATCAATTCTCTCAAATTATCTGTTCTTCAAGATTTTACTTCACGTGTCAATGAGCTACTTCTTGGAATTCTTTTAG ATGCTAAATTCTTGGAGTTCAGGCCTAGTGTCATTGCACAATCTGCTGTTAACTGCATTTCCGAATATATGTCTCCGTTAATAGATGACTCTTGCTTCAATCATTTTACTGGACTCATCCCTCAAGATCAAAAG GATGATCTAAGCAAGTGTCAAAAAATGATGAATAAACAATTCTTGATTGAGGAATTTCAAGAGTTCGTGACATGTGGAGGTTATTATTATGGCCCTTCAAGTCCAGTGACTGTATTGACAATGGATGACTTGTGTgatttccaacttcatcaatattGCTCTGTCTTCAATATTCCTCAAGGGGACATCAATTTCATATCTAACGTTAATAAACATAAAAGGAATAAACAAGAGGACACTGATGTCTAA
- the LOC132630411 gene encoding laccase-17-like — protein MGAIGIFLISLIASCLLHSVSAATRHYKFEIKLQNVTRLCHTKSIVTVNGQFPGPRIVAREGDRLEIEVINNVQNNISIHWHGIRQIRSGWADGPAYITQCPIQTGQRYVYNFTIIGQRGTFWWHAHISWLRSTVYGPIIILPKKNTPYPFAKPYKEVPIVFGEWFNTDTEAIIAQALQTGGGPNVSDAYTINGLPGPLYNCSSKDTFKLKVKPGKTYLLRLINAALNDDLFFSIANHTLRIIDADGVYIKPFETNTLIITPGQTYNVLLNTKTYFPNATFYMTARPYVTGPGTFDNSTVAGILEYESESKHHLKNLPLFKPLLPALNDTNFVTNFTSRLRSLATPQFPANVPLNVNKRLFFTVGLGTSPCNQNKTCQGPNGTKFSASINNVSLILPTTALLQSHFFGKSKGVYKPDFPYSPVHWFNYTGNPPNNTLVNNDTKLMVLPFNTSVELVMQDTSILGAESHPLHLHGFNFFVVGQGFGNFDPNKDPSNFNLVDPIERNTVGVPSGGWVAIRFHADNPGVWFMHCHLEVHTSWGLRMAWLILDGKLPNQKLPPPPMDLPKC, from the exons ATGGGTGCTATTGGAATATTTCTTATCTCTCTGATTGCTTCATGTCTCCTCCATAGCGTTTCAGCTGCAACCAGACACTACAAATTTGAA ATAAAGTTGCAAAATGTGACAAGACTATGCCACACTAAGAGTATTGTTACAGTTAATGGACAATTCCCTGGACCTCGCATTGTAGCAAGGGAAGGAGATCGTCTTGAAATTGAGGTGATCAATAATGTCCAAAACAACATCTCCATCCACTG GCATGGAATTCGACAAATTCGTAGTGGATGGGCAGATGGACCAGCATATATAACACAATGTCCCATTCAAACTGGCCAGAGATATGTGTATAATTTCACTATAATTGGCCAAAGAGGAACTTTTTGGTGGCATGCACATATTTCATGGTTGAGATCAACTGTCTATGGTCCTATTATCATTCTTCCAAAGAAAAATACTCCTTATCCATTTGCCAAACCCTACAAAGAAGTTCCCATCGTCTTTG GAGAATGGTTCAATACAGACACTGAAGCTATAATTGCCCAAGCTTTGCAAACAGGTGGAGGTCCTAATGTTTCTGATGCCTATACTATCAATGGACTTCCTGGCCCGTTGTATAATTGCTCAAGCAAAG ATACTTTTAAGCTGAAGGTGAAGCCTGGAAAAACTTACCTTCTTCGATTGATCAATGCTGCCCTTAATGATGATCTTTTCTTCAGCATTGCAAATCACACTCTCCGAATTATCGATGCTGACGGAGTTTATATTAAGCCCTTTGAAACAAATACACTTATTATTACACCGGGACAAACCTATAATGTTCTTCTCAATACTAAAACTTATTTTCCTAATGCCACATTTTACATGACTGCTCGGCCATATGTTACAGGTCCTGGCACATTTGACAACTCTACAGTTGCTGGAATTTTAGAGTATGAATCAGAATCAAAACACCATTTGAAAAATCTACCACTTTTTAAGCCATTACTACCAGCTCTCAATGACACAAATTTTGTCACCAATTTTACAAGTAGATTAAGAAGTCTCGCGACTCCTCAATTCCCTGCTAATGTACCTCTAAACGTCAATAAACGTTTGTTTTTCACAGTAGGTCTTGGAACAAGTCCTTGTAATCAAAACAAAACTTGCCAAGGACCTAATGGCACAAAATTCTCAGCTTCAATCAATAATGTGTCACTTATACTACCTACAACTGCACTTCTCCAATCTCATTTCTTTGGGAAATCCAAAGGTGTATACAAGCCTGATTTTCCTTATAGTCCTGTACATTGGTTTAACTACACTGGGAACCCTCCAAATAACACCCTAGTTAACAATGATACAAAACTCATGGTTTTACCATTTAACACTAGTGTGGAGCTAGTAATGCAAGACACAAGCATTCTTGGTGCTGAAAGTCATCCTCTTCATCTTCACGGATTCAACTTCTTTGTTGTTGGTCAAGGGTTTGGGAATTTTGACCCTAATAAGGATCCATCAAATTTCAACCTTGTTGACCCTATTGAGAGGAACACCGTGGGTGTCCCTTCTGGCGGTTGGGTTGCTATTCGATTTCATGCCGATAATCCAG GAGTATGGTTTATGCATTGTCACCTGGAAGTTCACACAAGTTGGGGATTGAGGATGGCATGGTTGATTCTTGATGGAAAACTTCCAAATCAAAAGTTGCCTCCTCCACCAATGGACCTTCCCAAGTGTTGA